The genomic segment ATTACAACGCTGCTGCCATCCATATAGGCACCCAGTGCATTGCCCGGTGTGCCATTTATCGTAATTCTTTTACCCGACAGCCCACTGGCTATGTACCGCTGCCCCATGCAATTATCTATTTCAATATCGCTGCTATCGCAATTTCGAATGGTTTGATTGAGCGTCTGAAAATGCATTTCACTTGCGTTGATTTTCATCGTGCCACACCTCCTAACATCTTGCTGCGCGCGCTTTGCGAAAACGCTATCAACTGCGGTTTGTCTTTAATCAGTTCAAAATCCACTGTATCCAGCGGAATTCTGTCTTTAATTAAGTGGGTATAAATGCCTGCCCTTGCCCCATCGCCGATAAGAATAAAACCGACAAGGTGATTGTCTTTAACAACAATGCGTTTGTAAACTCCCGCGCTTTTCGTGATATACTCTTCGCCGTCGTAGCTGCCCGCTGTGAGCACATGCAGCCCGAAAAAGCCGATGGCGTTCATAGGAATTGCTTTGTCGTATGGTTTATTACCGCCCGCCATATGTATACCCGCACATTCGCCCTGTATGTAAGCGTTGGGCAAAAGAGCCAGCACACGGTTTTCTCCTGTTGAAACATCAACGGATTCGGTGCAATCGCCGGCAGCATAAATGCTGGGCAAAGAGGTTTGACCGTAGCAATCGGTAACAATACCTCTAACCGTTTTTGCACCGATTTCTTTTAACAGATGAATGTTTGGGCGCACACCAACCGCAATCACCAGCAGGTCGAAATCCAAAGTCTTTCCGATTGCCAAAACAGCAGAATTACCTTGAAATTCCTGTACAGAATCAGACAAAACAAAACGAATACCCTTCTTCTCAATATGGCTTTTTACAACCTCGGCACCCGCCGCGTCCAAAATGCTGGGCAGAATGTGCTGTGCCATATCTATCACAGTAACACTTTGCACTTTTTTGTTGATACCTTCGGCGCATTTCAGCCCTATCAGCCCTGCACCCAGTATGAGCACACGGCAGTCTTTGGCTATCGCCTGCTCAAGCGCTTTGGCATCATCCAGCGACATAAAGGTATATTTATGGGTTACTTCGTCCAGCCCTTTGATGGGCGGTACAAAAGGTGTGGAACCTGCTGCAAAAAGGAGCTTGTCATAGCCAAGACTTTTACCGTCGCTGAGGGTAATTGCTTTTTTATCAGGTTCTATTTTTATTACAGACTTGCCTGCTATCAATTTACAGCCATTATCTTTATAAAAGCTTTCGGGACGGTATTTCATTTTACGTTCGGTTGTTTTGCCTGCGAGAAGATAAGAAATTAGCGGGCGGGAATAGGTGTGATATTTTTCAACAGAAACAACGGCAATGGGCGAGGTTTTATCAATCTGACGAAGCCCCTCGATACAACCCACTGCAGCCGTAGAGTTGCCAATGATAACGTACTTCATACCTCACACCTCTCTTCGTAAACAATTGCTTTGTTGGGGCAGCCTGCAACACAGGCGGGCGAACCGTTTGTATTATTCATACATAGTTCGCATTTTTGAATCACCCCATCGTTGGATGGAACAACGGCGCCAAACGGACAGGTAAGGATGCATGTATAACAACCCACACAGCGTTCTTTGTCAAACGTAATTACACCGTCTTCTATTTTAAGCGAGCCTGTAATGCAGCTTTTTACGCACATCGGCTCTTTGCAATGACGGCAGGAAACAGCAAAGCTTATCCCCTGCTGCTCTTCAATTTGAATGCGCGGATTGATAACAATATCTTTGAGTGCCTTTGCCATATTGGCTTCTCCCGAATTTGCAAACGCACAATAGTATTCGCAAAGGTGACAGCCAAGGCACCACTTTTCATTAACAAATATTCGTTTCATCTATCCCCCACCTTACAACGTAATATATTGTTCGCGTTCTGCACCAACCGATACATATTTGATTTTGCACTCCACCAGATTTTCGATATAACGCACATAATCCAGTGCAGCCTTAGGCAAATCTTCAACCGTTTTACAGCCGCTGATGTCACAGTTCCAACCGTCTACATATTCAATCACAGGCTGTGCCGAATCAAGTTTTGCACCAACGGGGAATTTTTCGGTAAATGCTCCTTTTACCTCATATCCAATGCAAACGGGGATTTTTTCAAGGTAGCTGAGAACATCCATTTTTGTAAGTGCCAGTACATCCGCCCCCTGCACGCGTACACCGTATTTAGATGCAACTACATCAAACGGGCCGACACGGCGTGGTCTGCCGGTTGCTGCCCCATACTCACCGCCTGCCTCGCGCAGTTTTTCAGCTTCTTCACCAAACATTTCACAAGTGAACGGGCCTTCGCCTACACAAGAAGAATACGCCTTCATAATGCCAATGGTGTTGTGCAGCTTGCGGTTGGGGATACCTGCCCCAATCGGTGCATATGCCGCAATGGTAGAAGATGCCGAAGTATACGGGTAGATACCGAAATCAATGTCTCGCAGTGCGCCGAGTTGTGCTTCAAACAAGATTTTTTTGCCTGTCTGCTCGGCGTTATCAAGGTACAGCCCCGCATCACAGATATAATCAACCATTGGCATACCGTAGGTGCAAAGCCAG from the Hydrogenoanaerobacterium saccharovorans genome contains:
- a CDS encoding adenylosuccinate synthase; amino-acid sequence: MLTSIVGINWGDEGKGRMVDLLSADYDIVVRYQGGNNAGHTVINHLGKFVLNLLPSGILRPEVVNVMGNGMVIDLEHLCGEMKRLTDAGVKITPQNLKISDKAVICMPYHKLLDCLEEDRLGDAKFGSTRRGISPVYSDKYMKKAIRMGDLLEPEALKKHLKGIIEWKNLTIEGVYHAEAVKFDTIWNWLCTYGMPMVDYICDAGLYLDNAEQTGKKILFEAQLGALRDIDFGIYPYTSASSTIAAYAPIGAGIPNRKLHNTIGIMKAYSSCVGEGPFTCEMFGEEAEKLREAGGEYGAATGRPRRVGPFDVVASKYGVRVQGADVLALTKMDVLSYLEKIPVCIGYEVKGAFTEKFPVGAKLDSAQPVIEYVDGWNCDISGCKTVEDLPKAALDYVRYIENLVECKIKYVSVGAEREQYITL
- a CDS encoding 4Fe-4S dicluster domain-containing protein; translated protein: MKRIFVNEKWCLGCHLCEYYCAFANSGEANMAKALKDIVINPRIQIEEQQGISFAVSCRHCKEPMCVKSCITGSLKIEDGVITFDKERCVGCYTCILTCPFGAVVPSNDGVIQKCELCMNNTNGSPACVAGCPNKAIVYEERCEV
- a CDS encoding NAD(P)/FAD-dependent oxidoreductase, with the protein product MKYVIIGNSTAAVGCIEGLRQIDKTSPIAVVSVEKYHTYSRPLISYLLAGKTTERKMKYRPESFYKDNGCKLIAGKSVIKIEPDKKAITLSDGKSLGYDKLLFAAGSTPFVPPIKGLDEVTHKYTFMSLDDAKALEQAIAKDCRVLILGAGLIGLKCAEGINKKVQSVTVIDMAQHILPSILDAAGAEVVKSHIEKKGIRFVLSDSVQEFQGNSAVLAIGKTLDFDLLVIAVGVRPNIHLLKEIGAKTVRGIVTDCYGQTSLPSIYAAGDCTESVDVSTGENRVLALLPNAYIQGECAGIHMAGGNKPYDKAIPMNAIGFFGLHVLTAGSYDGEEYITKSAGVYKRIVVKDNHLVGFILIGDGARAGIYTHLIKDRIPLDTVDFELIKDKPQLIAFSQSARSKMLGGVAR